Proteins encoded in a region of the Acipenser ruthenus chromosome 43, fAciRut3.2 maternal haplotype, whole genome shotgun sequence genome:
- the LOC117967734 gene encoding uncharacterized protein LOC117967734 yields MNPAGGVANKLWPDVENSFSVPPTWRRSFGATLTNIPAAENERRPPNRLRLKKRGVLKNRSRGGDENNIETVRDGTGAAVTPVQGNAGRGAGSRVGNESLQRGDSSRESGWEESPCVKRNRQCFIAREHREESAFLTEDEGTDEECGTASHEHSDEEESCSDFIEDSPHAPEASPCNHGIPELFQEHGIIGLSSQSFQVHFRKAVEDLTEEVKGNFLSQALYEKRLPDHLANAIPAEVVSEMTEEISTRLDSKLSEVFFVLSGKIDSLIRRVARTEKSIEMSFQKLRESIEGSENCGHRENVRILTVADSNPGQNAVAFF; encoded by the exons ATGAATCCAGCAGGGGGCGTAGCAAACAAACTTTGGCCAGATGTGGAAAATTCGTTTTCCGTTCCCCCAACTTGGAGACGGTCTTTCGGAGCGACTTTAACAAACATCCCGGCTGCGGAAAACGAGAGGAGACCCCCAAACCGCTTGCGTTTGAAGAAGAGGGGTGTTTTAAAGAACCGTAGCAGAGGAGGAGACGAAAATAACATTGAAACTGTTCGGGACGGGACGGGGGCTGCCGTGACACCCGTGCAAGGCAATGCAGGGCGCGGCGCAGGCAGCAGGGTCGGTAACGAGTCACTGCAGAGGGGCGACTCAAGCAGGGAGAGCGGTTGGGAAGAATCTCCTTGTGTGAAACGAAACCGTCAGTGCTTTATAGCCAGGGAACACAGAGAGGAGAGCGCCTTCCTGACTGAAGACGAGGGTACTGATGAAGAGTGTGGCACAGCCAGCCATGAG CACAGTGATGAGGAGGAGAGTTGCAGTGACTTCATTGAGGACAGTCCCCACGCTCCTGAAGCGAGCCCCTGTAACCACGGCATCCCAGAGTTATTCCAAGAGCATGGGATTATAGGGT TGTCATCCCAGAGCTTCCAGGTTCACTTCCGCAAGGCAGTTGAAGACTTAACTGAAGAAGTCAAGGGGAATTTCCTGTCTCAAGCCCTGTACG AGAAACGGCTTCCTGACCATCTGGCAAATGCGATCCCTGCAGAGGTAGTGTCAGAAATGACTGAAGAGATCTCCACAAGGCTGGACAGCAAGCTCTCCGAAGTGTTCTTCGTGCTGTCGGGAAAGATCGATTCTCTCATCCGAAGAGTTGCAAGAACCGAGAAATCCATTGAAATGTCATTTCAGAAGTTAAGGGAGAGTATTGAGGGTTCTGAGAACTGTGGACACAGAGAGAACGTGAGGATTCTCACCGTCGCCGATAGCAACCCAGGACAAAACGCGGTCgcgtttttttaa